A region of the Arctopsyche grandis isolate Sample6627 chromosome 10, ASM5162203v2, whole genome shotgun sequence genome:
TGCGCTCAATTGGGCAAATTTCAATCCATCCCACCTCCCCCTTTGGCGCACTTACTctgtgagaaaaaaatatttgcgtcATCGCCTGCACACGCTCGAAATACGgaaaaaagtgaaaataaaattcgaaaagTTCGAAACAATTCGCGGCGAAACACTCAAAAGCAACATCAGCTTTAATGCGAGCCGATCCATTTTGTTTTCCGCTCGGATACATTTTTTGATACGTGACGGTTATAAATAGGCTTCTGTTTGAAAACGGGCGCAATTTTTCTcgtgtaaaattttcaatttgaattttttggGCCTCTCGAGATTTCGTGTTTTGCCGTAATTTCAAATAGCGAAACTTGTAAGAGTGTTAGTAATGAATGTTAAAGCTTCCAATTTATTTTGACTTATGTATCTATGCATgtacctatttacatatatgtaaatacaggtAAATATTATAAGATTTTCAATTACCGTGCAGATttgttcaaatataatataaagggcatttaaatatgtatcattatacaattattttcGTTGAAAGCaaaagacataaatatattgaataggGCTGCCGAGTTACTTTAAAATTTACTGACTTCGATTTTATCTCTTGATTCTactccgactccgattccgaCTGCGATTTTGACTCCGACTCCATCTTGAACTGTTTTAATGAAATCGGCTTTAGTGCCTATGAATAAAATTGtttggaataatataatatcgattttcaaaatataagaaattaaaggagttaaaaaaaatcactaaaaattatgttacccaatttattgaattattggtaatgaaatagctataaataaaaagtaagtagatACATTCATactgtatgtgtataaattttatacgcaaaacaaatcaatttatgtaataaaaattggatTAAAAATGAGAATTGAAAAGTATTAGATGGAGAAaataatcggttttggccacaacacatcaaaatgcGTGGAATTCAATAGTTTATTTATAACgtaatttaaattcacattttttattaaaatttattagtggataaAATTTCAGACTCTAATTAAAACatactttaatatttataacaaaagaaaataataaaaatgagtcggagtcggttgatatTTTACGACTCTTACTCCGGCTCGGCGAATCCGACTTTACAGACAATGTTTGCATACTTTTATGGCAATATTACACTAACATTATGTACCTATGATTAAGTTTCCGAAgactttttttagaaaaaaagacaatatgaaaataaattaatttaattatttaaagtttggaccattgtagcattacaggaattcctaatggtcaaaattataacagaaaagaaacaaaataatgactaaaaaaattagacataacaagaacaaaacaaatacacatatacacacatccacgaataaacacacacacacgttcattcatttagaacgggtgaacgggttggatcgacgAGCGTGTATTGCGCGCACTCAATTTTTCCATTAATATATGCGCGCACGtgcttataaattatttaatattatatttatataacatataactttattttaattcttgtatcaatttctttccgaaaccacccgttgaaatcaacgggtacaacactagtatttaataaaactgtaaaattttcaatgtttttgtAACATTAGCATTTACTccgtaaattaatattttattcataaaatatattcagttatttaaattgataaaattttcttacataatatgttaacgaaattataaaaaaaaaatattaagaacgttcgataaattttacctcacAAAGGCAAatattttgcataaaatttgaTTCTTCATTAACTTtaccataatatacatatgtattctatacGTTATAATTCTGTTATTAAAAGTCAGAAGTTCATGCTTATCTAGtttgaattatgtattatattgtacaagCAACGTGCTAGAATATATTAATGCATGTAGGtactttatttcatacatatataaattttcagtggGGAAATATTGATATCGTCGCCCGAAAGGAGGAGAAAGATCCGAAATTCAATCCTCGTGATACGCGAGGATTTGTAAGATTTTTCTCTCTCGCCATTTTTCCATTTTCttctttaatatgaaaaaatatttcctGTTTGCGCGGAAAAATGGTTTTTACGAGTTTATTAAATTACGTAATCAACGATATCGGATATCTGCCGGAATATATCGTGGAAAATCTCTATACCTATATAACAGCCGAACAACACTCGTCTACTCACAAGTGAAAAGCGTTTTCCTCGTAAGCGATGCAATATTAATCGAACGTTGGGAATATCGCACGCACTTTCCATTCAATTATTAACGTTCAATCAAGGCGTTTTcatccatatgtatatgtacatacatgtacatatgtgtattttaaaatatgtagaatgaGATTCtattcatttacattttttaatttgtgatATGCTCGAATGAATCACGGTCGAAAGGATTCGATCGGCGGGATCTACACACAGTGCATGAGCATTATTGACGGAGCTTCGAATCCTATAAGcatcccacccacccacccactcgaCCGCCCACTGAACAACCCCTGCCCGTCGAACGCGTGTATTCACGCTGATACAATGCTTTtccgtatttttttcattttgcgcGAGCTCCCATCCGTTCTTCGCCGTACCCCCTATTTTTACCAGTGTTCGGCAGTAGCTGGCGGCTAAAGCTGCGCTTCGAAGGGTGGGTTTCAGAGCAAGGGAGGTTTCTTTTTTCATCGCAAAAGCCGATGCGAAATGAAATCCGTTTTATTTCCGGCGTCGGACCGGTTGCAGCGGATCCCCAGATCTCTTATTAAAACTACGAGAGCAGGTCCTGGACACCCCCCTAAGTCCGCATTTGGTAACTCTCCTTGGTAGAGTTTGGTAACCAGTGATTCATGGAACGTATATTGTTGGTTTTGAggtgtatttatatttgtatatatttacatatgcatatatacgtaACGCTTGGTATTCATTTGAAGcttctatttttataaaagtttatgaaaattttcaatactgatttaaatatattgaatctaaattacaaaaataaatgatatatatGAAATACGTACAAAATTTGAGCTGCAGTTTTTATATAGGTATTTATACAACATATGATTGCAATATTTGTTTTTCGTTATGTCCGTATTGAGTTTTGGTTTTTTCTCAATTGTTTAGATCGAAAAAAGGTTCCAATTCTCTGCTCTAcacaggtatatatatatatatatatatatatatatatatatatatatatatatatatatatatatatatatatatatatattatatcgtgtgctatcgttgtgtctggacgtgttaaatcgttcgcattctaccatggaggatattgttactataagccagagaatactcgcggacctttcaaaaaaaggatctggtgccaatgtccttaccaaggacagggtgcgatacatcagcgacgaaattaaaaatatagtatccatcgcacgcgtcgcttttaataacatggcctcgctaaaaatcgctgtggagtccctccagactatccacactgatgtcggtgaaataaagaggatgatgtgtcgtccctttccagcagctctggctccagctgtttttgttgaacctacaactctgcaatcgggcgaggtaacattacgagaactctccacactgtcaactgaatgtaacaatactacagtacataaacaaacacctgtcagatgcccgtatgacgttatagcggcatcctctaccgtttcacctccgccttattcagcttcaacttcactcgcgtctgctttagcttcagcatctactcctgggtgtgctactgtttctgcttctactgtttctgtttctgcttctcctccttctcctataaaacctgcgaaatcttacagtcaggtcgcagcgctatcttctactgcttcacctctgccatcttcatcttcaactacacttacatcagcttctgcttcaacatctgattatgttcctgtctcttgtgctcctgcttctgcttctactgtagatccttcaaattcgttcagtcaggtcgctgggacttcttccgggagactgccatacactcgtggatctggagcacctgataaaactttacaggtggccactattccgaaattgaagaatgtacacgtttttaatttggcaaataactgcacttgtgatactgtgaaacagttcatattaaataaaattaaaaataaaagaatcaacgtttctcaggttgctaaaactgacatgtgctcgtcatttaaaattagtgtagatactgaaacttttaatataattatcaatcctgaattttggcctataggtactggcataagagaatggttatttctcaaaaaaatctcttcgaaaccgattgcccaaaaccgtgacccgtaacattaaactttattatcaaaatgtgcggggtttaaatacaaaactcaaggaattctacaacaacgccgcttctagatctattgacgtccttgctattactgaaacatggctaaactcatctgtacatgatgccgaagtacttgacagcagtttcaatatatatcgccatgatagatctgccagaggtggtggtgttcttctagcagttaaaaatacaaatattatttcggttgaaagacttagtcatcttgaggacattcatgaatgtgtatggctaaaactaagatttgttaacattcctttttttatatacatatgtactatttattttccaccaagatctccaccaaatatttataagcgattttttgatttaattatatctaattattcacattttagtaatggtcgcatttttatatctggagattttaatctgaattcttctaactgttttcctgatgaccttaatttttttatatctttattcaacttaaaacaaattaatactattcgaaactattttaataattccatgttggattttctattaacaaatttagattgtcagaatattattatttcaaattcagttgattccttggttcctgaagacagctatcatcctgctcttgatattcatttaaaattaactataacttattcctcacttcgtttaataaataactgtcttaatacctctgtcctaaatggatggttatttacaaatgttgatttcaaatatttaaatgatattctttgtaattgtcaatgggagcgagtttatgagtgcaaagatgttaatttggccctctctaatttctatgacattatatattctatttttaatgattgttttcggttgaaaggattagtgacgagtaaaaggatttatccgccttggtttactaaagaaattattaatctcttaaaaagtaaatatcaaacacataaactctggaagaaatcgagcaatcctcttatcttaaataatttccgtattttacgtacggaaattaagaaattaattaataatgcatataatgtttatgtagctgattgtgaaagttccatagttaaaaaccctaagaaattctggaacttcatcaattctaaacgtgtaaatcgtgtaaagtcgaccattatgtacaatgattctggattgttagagggtgatcaaaacattgctaatggatttgccgacttttttaaatcagttttcaataatcctactgattccatggaacctaccaatgactcggaatttactttccccactttagcgattaatcatcttgactcttccgatctgaaatatggctttctaaagttaaaaaatatttattcttccggtcctgactccatccctaattacatcctaaaaggatgtgaggttagtctcttagaacctttaaaattcatttttaatttaattctaaggaactcttcattccccaatttatggaaatgctctaaagtaactcctattcataagaaggacgataaatcttgtgtaaggaactacagaccaataactatcttgtcagcgccagccaaaatgtttgaggtaatattacacagatacatttttaatcactttcaaagtatgctcattgatcagcagcatggctttcgtccggccagatcagctattaccaacttgttatgtttctctaatgacataaccagcactttggattgtaataatcaaatggatgtaatatatactgattttgagaaggcgtttgataaagttgatcataaaattttggttagtaaattaagttttattggatttacttataatcttgttggtctttttatttcttatttacaggatcgacgtcaattcgttaagtttgggagttgcttttcttatgagtatgttgccacttctgggattccccaaggatcaaatcttggccctttattattcctaatatttatcaacgatattcaatcttctattcaccattctaaatttttattatatgcggatgacttaaaaatctataagagaataattgatttacctgacgctctttatttgcaagaggatttgaattctatttatgaatgggctaatgttaataaacttcccttcaatatcctaaagtgtcgggtcatttcttactctcgttctcgttctcctattaaatatccgtataaatttcatgattctcttcttcagagagaattatttatatctgatctgggaatagtcttcgaaaatagttggagtttcaacattcacattgagaatatctgtgatagggcaacaaaaatccttggattcgtaatccgtaattcgtctgaactagggctcactgccattcgtctcttatattgtacattagttcgcagtgtgctcgagtttggctccattatatggtctccctatcaacttcgttactctctaatgttggaacgagtccaaaggaaattccttagatttttatatctgaaaacatttggattttatccatatctgttccctagtgcctttgtcttgggatctttgggtttcaactccctggcaaagagaagagatttatttcttgggaaacatttcgtaaaattacttagaggagagattcacaatcccactatcctggagaaactaaaattctgggccccggaaaatcgtagagttttaagaaaacatgatatatttttaccaattagggctaaatcaaacgtgctcatgaactcccccctctcgagagctgttcgactccttaacttactggcacaatacttggacctattcgatgccagttatgttgagttggtggaacacatcctaaatagcacgatataaatttttcaatcttatttctttgtttttattttgtgtacatattttttacttgatttttattatttttttatgatgtttttgtttatttatgatttttattattttcttatgttttttttttttttatttatgatttttattatttttttttatgatgttttttttgtaatttttatgatttttattatttgtattaaaatcacattgacgctttggggcaacctgtcaagtctctgtggtattgattttttaaaataaaataaaataaaatatatatatatatatatatatatatatgtattttatttgagtAAGTCAGGGATAGCCCTGGTGTTGATTATCATCCGAATATCCCGCACGCACAACACTTTTTATCCACATTTATTAGGGTGTACGCACAATACCtggataaaaatcgattaacaaCAGTTGACAATGAAAGCTTATTTCGAATTGAAAAAAAGCACTGTTGTACTTTTGAAATGATGACGTGTATCTCCTAGGTGGATGCAGAAAGTGGTGAGGCCGCATATACATAGAAGCACTTGACTCTGTTCTGGGTGTACGAGTGGGTGGGTGGATGGGTGGGAGACGAGGCGTGTCTGCACCCCTTTACTTCTTCTTTACATTCTTGTTGTCAAAGAAAAGTGCATTATTGCGATTGCGACTCATGTGTTTTGTTCGTTGCATTGCCGGTGCATTATGAGGATTGTCTTTTGCCATCCGTGCATTTTCCGCTGGCGTACAACCGCCGTGGAACTTTTCTTTCTACTGCTGTATGTACTTTTCTGCATGCATCTTAGCCTCTTTCTCCCTCTTTATCCTCCTGTTCTTGATTGTTGTCAGTTTTGCTGTGAGACAAATCCTCAATACACTTGTTCTTTACGTgcaggaaaaaaaaaacagtatttatAGCGACAAAAGTATTTTGTGCTCATTTTTAAACTGAATGTCGCGAGAAAAATGACAACGTAACATTTCGATTTTACGTTTTTACGTTTTTTATCAGTTTGTAAGTTAAAAAGTCTTTGAGAAATGAGTGTAACGATTTTTTGATTTGCTAGACTTATTTTGTGTACcttgaaaattattttgagATAATATAGTTAatgtgcatattatatgtatttattaaattctgGACAATGTTTAGTTTACCTATCTATAATATGgcataatgatttttatacatatattatttatatgtattttat
Encoded here:
- the LOC143917703 gene encoding uncharacterized protein LOC143917703, translated to MGKPCKRADKWGSATLLKLRGNPSVMAAAEQDPRLWDLVQAEVTLRELSTLSTECNNTTVHKQTPVRCPYDVIAASSTVSPPPYSASTSLASALASASTPGQVAALSSTASPLPSSSSTTLTSASASTSDYVPVSCAPASASTVDPSNSFSQVAGTSSGRLPYTRGSGAPDKTLQVATIPKLKNVHVFNLANNCTCDTVKQFILNKIKNKRINVSQVAKTDMCSSFKISVDTETFNIIINPEFWPIGTGIREWLFLKKISSKPIAQNRDP